A single Lactuca sativa cultivar Salinas chromosome 8, Lsat_Salinas_v11, whole genome shotgun sequence DNA region contains:
- the LOC111906705 gene encoding protein-lysine N-methyltransferase EFM6: MRFTDSPVIDLTVNNSKLSFHQDNGSMHVGTTVWPCSLVLVKFAERWLSSTSTTDNPYATLLHFPNKRAVELGTGCGVAAMGLYLLGLKDVVLTDIAPVMPALKHNLKRNKPVLGKMLKTAQLHWTNSDQIKALKPPFDIVIAADVVYIEESVAPLLAAMESMVSDTGVVLLGYQVRSPEAHLLFWEQCNRIFDVEKVPHDHLHPEYAYEESDMYILRKKL; encoded by the coding sequence ATGCGTTTCACAGATTCACCGGTGATCGATCTCACAGTCAACAACTCAAAGCTTTCCTTTCACCAAGACAATGGCTCAATGCACGTCGGAACCACCGTCTGGCCTTGTTCACTCGTCCTCGTCAAATTCGCCGAGCGGTGGCTCTCTTCCACTTCCACCACCGACAACCCCTACGCAACCCTTCTTCACTTCCCAAACAAACGCGCCGTTGAACTCGGCACCGGTTGTGGTGTAGCTGCCATGGGTCTGTACCTTCTCGGCCTCAAAGACGTCGTCCTTACCGACATCGCACCCGTCATGCCGGCACTGAAACACAATTTGAAACGCAACAAACCTGTGTTAGGTAAGATGTTAAAAACGGCGCAACTCCATTGGACTAATTCGGACCAAATCAAAGCCCTAAAACCGCCTTTTGACATCGTAATCGCTGCTGATGTGGTGTATATAGAGGAATCGGTAGCGCCGCTACTGGCGGCGATGGAGTCAATGGTTAGTGATACAGGGGTGGTTCTTTTAGGGTATCAAGTGAGGTCGCCTGAAGCTCATTTGTTGTTCTGGGAGCAATGTAATCGGATTTTTGATGTTGAAAAAGTGCCTCATGATCATCTACACCCAGAATATGCGTATGAAGAGAGTGATATGTATATCCTGCGAAAGAAGCTGTAA